A genomic stretch from Candidatus Nitrotoga arctica includes:
- the pqqD gene encoding pyrroloquinoline quinone biosynthesis peptide chaperone PqqD, with translation MSFDRNLTPKWRTGYRFQYEPAQKGHVLLYPEGMIKLNDSASAIGGLIDGARNVAAIIVELDKQFPGIPELGDDIEQFMEVARAEYWIELA, from the coding sequence ATGAGCTTCGATCGAAACCTGACCCCGAAATGGCGCACCGGCTATCGCTTCCAGTACGAACCGGCACAGAAAGGCCACGTGCTACTCTATCCTGAAGGCATGATCAAACTCAATGACAGCGCCAGCGCCATCGGCGGGTTGATCGACGGCGCGCGCAATGTCGCGGCCATCATCGTCGAGCTGGACAAGCAGTTCCCCGGCATACCCGAACTCGGTGACGACATCGAACAATTCATGGAGGTCGCTCGTGCAGAGTACTGGATCGAACTTGCCTGA